The Suricata suricatta isolate VVHF042 chromosome 3, meerkat_22Aug2017_6uvM2_HiC, whole genome shotgun sequence genome contains the following window.
AGGGGAACTGGGGGGCaacaggggtggggctgggtgttGGGGTTGAGGGTGGCTGTAAGGCTTTCATGGGaaggtgaggagagagggagcataCTTATTACCTTGGTCTCAGAGATAAGGACACTGAACTAGCTGCTGCTTAAACCCAGGATCATTCACCAGTTTACAAAGGTGTTGGGATTCTAATTTTGGGTGGGAGGGCagtgaaaaaagaatggaaaattcaTATTTGAATTCTGACATAACATTGTATAAGCCTGAGCAACTTATTTAACCTCTTAGTAAAAATGCCTGGCATACAGATGCTCAATaaagagccccccacccctgaccccggGCCTTTTGTCTGCTAATTCCAACCCTCTGATCTTGGGTAAGTCTCTTTCACTttctgactcagtttcttcatctctgaaacGGAGGTGACGGGATGGCTCTTCACGTAGGAGCACAGAAAATGGTAGTTATCACTATAATCACGACGCTGTCCTGCCCCGCTGGCGCCCCTGGCTCTCGTCTTTCCGGACCGCGCAGATtcaggctcaggttgtgatccatGGGCACTGTGTGTGCCTCCCCAACGTGCCACTCCCCACGCAAATCCGCCTGCTACCGCagagttggttttctgttttgacTAGAAGCCGACGGGTTTTTTCCTACTAAACTGAGTGGGCGCATCTCGGCCCGTGTAACTTCCCTGCCGCTTCTCCCTCCGCGTGCCCGCGTCCGCCCGGGGGAGGGGCCGCCGCGTGCGCCCAGCCGCTCACAGCTGTGTGCACATTGCAGGCGCCCCGCCCCGTCGAGCTCCCGGGCCCCGCCTCCACCTTCCCCGCGCTCCGATTGGTCGGTGGCGCGCAGCCCCGCCCCACTCCCTCGGAGGGAATAAAAGCTGCGGTAGCTGCGCCTCCTTGCGTGCAGCCTGATAAAGCCCGCTTTGCTCTAGGATTTCAGTTGCGTCCcttgcccctctgcctcctcGCGGGCGCGGCGACCACTGGAGCCCGTCACCATCTTCCCCACGACGCGCTGTCCTGAGCCCGCAGCTATGTGCCGGACCCTGGCCGCCTTCCCCACCACCTGCCTGGAGAGGTAAGAGGAGCTTGTCCCGTGGAGCTTGCCAGTCGCCTGGAGGAGTAAGTCTAAGTCCCACCAATCCGTAAGAAGTGGAGTGGCAAGCTTGGGGACGGGGCAGGCTGGAGAATGGGCCTCTAGTGACTTCAGTGGAGAAGGAGAGGTCACCTTGGTTCCACGTTCTCAGATGCTTCCCTTAGAGTCCTAGAGAAGCGACGGgccaagagaaggaaggaaaaacaaggggGAGTAGAGGGACCACTGCTTACTGTCATAGCCTCCACTCTGACAAATGGCAGTCTTCAGGTAACCTGCCGAAGACTGGCTACATGAAGAGCACGTTGGCATCAGCAGGCAGAACTgcctttctagtttcttaagcACTTGGTTTTCATTCTCTGGCCCAGATCAAGGAGCATGAGTCCCCTGGCCCCTAGAAGGCAGGGAGGTGTTTTTTTTGGGTCCACCAGTGAGGCATGTGCCCACTTGCTCGGGAGCTGCTCAATCACCTCTAGTCCTTGCTGGAGCTGGTGGCTCTGAAGGTGAAGGCAGGAATCAGTTTCCACACAGTTCCAGAAATATTTATGACAAGGCTAGAGGGTGCTGAGCTGCCTTCTGCTAATCAACAGACACAAAGATAGATTAGTGTGACTTAAGTGGGAAAAAGGCGGTGTATGCTGTGCTCTAAACAGGGAAAGTGTAAGTCCTACTGAGGAACTGCTGAAACATTACTTTCATTGTTTCTGTGTTGGTGATATTAAGGAGAGAAGCAAAGTTTAGGCCCTGGGAACAGCCTAAGGTTCCCAGGAACCCTTGAGGCTAAAATGTGGGTGGCCCTAGCCCGAACTCTTCTGGGACCCCATAAACCCCTTTGCCCTGGCTGAGCAAATAGAGAATCCCCCCATGTTCCTGTTTTGTCTTCCAGAGCCAAAGAGTTCAAGACACGGCTGGGCATCTTTCTTCACAAATCAGAGCTGGGCTCCGATACCGGCAGTGTCGGCAAGTTTGAGTGGAACAGCAAACACAACAAAGAGAGGTGAGTCCTGCTGGCCAGCCCAGGGCCCTAGGTGGGGAGGGATCCAGATGGAGAAAAGGAGCcacaaagaggaaaatacaagCAGACATTAGAACTTGTGAGGGTGGACGTTGATGACGCCTTCCTAGAGATTTTAGTGAAGATTCTTGCTGGTCTGCTATGGGTGACCGGCCGGTGGCTCCAGGGCTCGCAGCCCACCAACAGAGATGTGACCCAGCATCAGAATGTCTCTTCCACCTGGAGACGTCACTGTCTGTGCAACCAGGGCTAGGACAAGCTCTAAGAACCCTTGAGGCCTTTTGGTCAATGACTACTTCCCTTAGTGTGCACTTTGCCTATAAGCCCTTTCATATTGACAACACTGCTAAGGGCTGCCCTAGGCTCTGGGGCTCTGGGTAGATTTAATCACTATTCCTGAGGCCCTTATTTCCATGAGGGGAAATGTAGAAAACAAAGCCAGGGTCAAAGGAATAGAAACAATTTGGGACAGTGAAGAGACAGAGGTATCTACTGAGGGCTAGAAGGTCCCTGACTTTGGTTTCTCATTATCGAGTTAATTGTCCCCTAGAAAAATACCTGTAGTCTCCAACCAAGAGCTGGAGAGTCAGCTCCAATAGTCACTTTGTGTGTTAATTATACCACTTCCATCAGAATTCTGGCTAGGATTTATGCTAGGCATTAGTCtgttgatgtttttaaattaaaatcttgtgttttattttgttttgtgttttagcaGAAACTTCTCAGAAGATGTGCTGGGGTGGAGAGAGTCATTTGACTCGCTGCTGAGCAGTAGAAGTGAGTAGGACCCTGTTGTATCTGTCTGGGGATGGCACATGTGTACCCATGTGCTCTGGAGCCAGCCTGAGGGATGCTGAAAGCGTGGGCAAAATAATAgttgtagtaataataataatgatccCCTAGTGTGCCAGCCTCTATTCAGAATACAAAGGCAGGTCCTTGTTCAAGAAAATTACATCCTAAAAATAGAGCCATTAACTACAATtgctgtctttcttcttttatttcccgCTGTCCCACTGTCTgacctgtctctccctctctcccctcaaccCCAGATGGAGTGGCCGCCTTCCATGCTTTTCTGAAGACGGAGTTCAGCGAGGAGAACCTGGAGTTCTGGCTGGCCTGTGAGGAGTTCAAGAAGCTCCGGTCAGCTACCAAGCTGGCCTCCCGGGCTCACAAGATCTTTGATGAATTCATCCGCAGTGAAGCCCCGAAAGAGGTCAGAGCCTCCACGTGTCCCGTGGCTCCTCCAGACCctgcctgctccttccccattgaGAACTGGGGATGGGGAGTGTCCAGCCGGGCAAGGGTTGAATGTAGAGAGTGATCTT
Protein-coding sequences here:
- the RGS16 gene encoding regulator of G-protein signaling 16 isoform X2 yields the protein MCRTLAAFPTTCLERAKEFKTRLGIFLHKSELGSDTGSVGKFEWNSKHNKERNFSEDVLGWRESFDSLLSSRNGVAAFHAFLKTEFSEENLEFWLACEEFKKLRSATKLASRAHKIFDEFIRSEAPKEVNIDHETRELTRTNVQAATSTCFDVAQGKTRTLMEKDSYPRFLKSSAYRDLAAQASATLASPSSCGPEPLHT
- the RGS16 gene encoding regulator of G-protein signaling 16 isoform X1, with the translated sequence MCRTLAAFPTTCLERAKEFKTRLGIFLHKSELGSDTGSVGKFEWNSKHNKESRNFSEDVLGWRESFDSLLSSRNGVAAFHAFLKTEFSEENLEFWLACEEFKKLRSATKLASRAHKIFDEFIRSEAPKEVNIDHETRELTRTNVQAATSTCFDVAQGKTRTLMEKDSYPRFLKSSAYRDLAAQASATLASPSSCGPEPLHT